In Microcaecilia unicolor chromosome 1, aMicUni1.1, whole genome shotgun sequence, the following are encoded in one genomic region:
- the LOC115464391 gene encoding oocyte zinc finger protein XlCOF6-like: MQTNQMRDQRCLCDICEIFLSNHLTPKSHPRSDTENGPSTCINYGKNVCQKRELKGQQKKCIKETLKTSECEKDFSREEELVYTSNEYGNSFTKGENITKHQKNNTDARLSSYPDCDKSFTATGKLTIHQRIHAGLKRFLCPDCGKSFRLKNNMLMHQRSHTRVKPFACPEYEKHFTERGTFQRHCRIHTGQKPFHCTECIKSFRQKATLTIHQSIHTGMKPFNCTECNKSFSRKTNLTTHQRIHTGMKPFNCTECKKSFWWKTNLTIHQRIHTGMKPFNCTECHKSFSVKATLTRHQSIHTGMKPFNCTECHKSFSQKATLTIHQSIHTGMKPFNCTECQKSFSQKATLRIHQRIHTGMKPFHCTECNKSFSHKATLTIHQRIHRGLKPFNCTECNKSFTHKTPLTIHQSIHTGMKPFNCTECNKSFSRKTNLTTHQRIHTGMKPFNCTECNRSFTWKTNLTTHQRIHTGMQPFNCTECHKSFSQKATLTRHQSIHTGMKPFNCIECNKCFSRKTNLTTHQKIHIGMKPFNCTECHKSFSQKATLTRHQRIHTGMKPFNCTECHKSFSQKATLTKHQSIHTGMKPFNCTECNKSFSQKTTLTTHQRIHTGIKPFNCTECHKSFSQKATLTIHQSIHTGMKPFNCTECKKSFWRKTTLTTHQRIHTGMKPFNCTECKKSFSQ; this comes from the coding sequence ATGCAGACAAACCAGATGAGAGATCAAAGGTGTTTATGTGATATTTGTGAGATATTCCTCAGCAATCATTTAACTCCGAAATCACATCCTAGATCTGATACTGAAAATGGACCATCTACATGTATTAACTATGGGAAAAATGTCTGTCAAAAGAGAGAACTAAAAGGACAACAGAAAAAGTGCATAAAAGAGACACTTAAAACATCTGAGTGTGAGAAGGATTTCAGTAGGGAGGAAGAGCTGGTGTATACAAGTAACGAATATGGGAATAGCTTTACCAAAGGAGAAAACATTacaaaacatcagaaaaacaaCACTGATGCGAGATTATCTTCGTATCCTGATTGTGACAAAAGTTTCACTGCTACAGGGAAACTCACcatccaccagagaatccatgcaGGATTAAAACGATTTCTATGCCCTGACTGTGGCAAAAGCTTTAGGTTGAAGAATAACATGTTGATGCACCAGAGAAGCCACACAAGAGTGAAGCCTTTTGCATGTCCTGAGTATGAAAAACATTTCACTGAGAGGGGAACATTCCAAAGGCACTGTAGAATCCACACGGGACAGAAAccttttcactgcactgagtgtattaaaagcttcaggcagaaggcaaccctcacaatacaccagagcaTCCACActggaatgaaaccctttaactgtactgagtgtaataaaagcttcagtcgaaAGACAAACCTGAcaacacaccagagaatccacacaggaatgaaaccctttaactgtactgagtgtaagaAAAGCTTCTGGTGGAAGACAAACCtgacaatacaccagagaatccacacaggaatgaaaccctttaactgtactgagtgtcaTAAAAGCTTCAGTGTGAAGGCAACCCTCACAAGACACCAGagcatccacacaggaatgaaaccctttaactgtactgagtgtcataaaagcttcagtcagaaggcaaccctcacaatacaccagagcatccacacaggaatgaaaccctttaactgtactgagtgtcagaaaagcttcagtcagaaggcaacCCTcagaatacaccagagaatccacacaggaatgaaaccctttcactgtactgagtgtaataaaagcttcagtcacaaGGCaaccctcacaatacaccagagaatccacagaggactgaaaccctttaactgtactgagtgtaataaaagcttcactcataaaacacccctcacaatacaccagagcaTCCACActggaatgaaaccctttaactgtactgagtgtaataaaagcttcagtcgaaAGACAAACCTGAcaacacaccagagaatccacacaggaatgaaaccctttaactgtactgagtgtaatagaaGCTTCACTTGGAAGACAAACCTGAcaacacaccagagaatccacacaggaatgcaaccatttaactgtactgagtgtcataaaagcttcagtcagaaggcaacCCTCACAAGACACCAGagcatccacacaggaatgaaaccctttaactgtaTTGAGTGTAATAAATGCTTCAGTCGGAAGACAAACCTGACAacacaccagaaaatccacataggaatgaaaccctttaactgtactgagtgtcataaaagcttcagtcagaaggcaacCCTCAcaagacaccagagaatccacacaggaatgaaaccctttaactgtactgagtgtcataaaagcttcagtcagaaggcaaccctcacaaaacaccagagcatccacacaggaatgaaaccctttaactgtactgagtgtaataaaagcttcagtcagaagacaACCCTGAcaacacaccagagaatccacacaggaatcaaaccctttaactgtactgagtgtcataaaagcttcagtcagaaggcaaccctcacaatacaccagagcatccacacaggaatgaaaccctttaactgtactgagtgtaagaAAAGCTTCTGGCGGAAGACAACCCTGAcaacacaccagagaatccacacaggaatgaaaccctttaactgtactgagtgtaagaAAAGCTTCAGTCAGTAG